The following nucleotide sequence is from Erythrobacter aurantius.
GTGGCTTTCAATTCAAACATCCAATGCTCCCATCGCGCGCAGCGCCGCGTCGTACCGTGCCGTTCCTGAACCGGAGATGCGCGCAAACGGCACATCGGCGTCGATCAGCACCTGCTCGGTTATCCTTGCAAAACGATGACGCTCTTCAGGGTCGCTGAAGAAGCGCGTGCCGTCATCGACCCACGGCAGATCGGGTTCGAGCAGCAGATAAAGGTCAGCCTTTTGCGCCTGCATCAGTTCCTCGGGCCGCTCCCCCAGCAACATCTCGCACCAGGCGGCCGTCATCAGCGCATCGGTATCGAGCAGCAGCCGCGTCCCGGCCCAGCGTTCCGCCGCGCTGGCCATCGCTTGCTGTGCGCGCCCGATCAGCATCAGATCGTCCATCGTCAACGCATCACGATGCACTTCGCAATGGCTGCGCCCGTATTCGCCGACAGCGATTATGCCGAGCCTTTGTGAAAGCTGACTGGCCAGCGTCGATTTGCCGGTGCTTTCGGCTCCATGCAGGCAGATGCGCTTGCGATAATGGGCGCGGACAGGTTCGGGCAGCATCGGCCAATGCGCCGCCGGATCGGCACGCACGGCGCTGCCCGAAAGACCCGAAAGCGCATCGTCCATCGCCAGAATGCGCCCGCCAAGCGGCACGAAGAAACCGCCCGCCTCCTGCGCCAGCCGCGCGCCATAATCCTCGCCCGCGAACAGATAGTCGATCGGTTCGGGATGAGCGGCGGCGACGATATCGCGCCAGATCGGCCAGAAATCGGGGCTGTCCTCCGGCGCTTGCGGCACCACTTCGCCATGGCCCAGCACCCGGCAATCGGGAAACAGCTCGCGCATCCACCCCAGCCGCCGCTCGCCCGCGATAGGATCATCGGGCAGCCAGCAAACCACCACCGTCAATTCGTCCACCAGAGCGCGCGCCGTCTCGATCAGGGCGATGTGCCCGGCGTGAGGCGGCATGAATTTGCCCAGCAGGAACCCGCGGCTGGTCATGCGTTCTCGGGCTCGATCCGGGCTGCGCGCACCCATTGGATCAGCCCAAGCGTCGCCAGCACCAGAAAGGCGCAATACAGCCCGGCTGTCAGATGCAGATCGCGTTCAATGTAGAGCCAGATCGCGCCCACATCGATGGCGACCCACAGCACCCAGTTTTCGACCCGCCGGATCGACAGCAGGATCTGCGCAACCACGCTGGCCCCGGCGATGGCGGCATCGGCATAGGGCAGCGCGGCATCGGTGAAGCTGGCCATCAGCCAGCCGATCGCGCCGGTCGCCACCGCGACGC
It contains:
- the pnuC gene encoding nicotinamide riboside transporter PnuC, yielding MNTLEIIAVCLGLANVGLLVRRSIWNYPFGMAMVTVYLFIFWEARLYAESLLQVFFFGVQRWGWYLWAKAGGLDHAVAVRWMGWPARIGALACVAVATGAIGWLMASFTDAALPYADAAIAGASVVAQILLSIRRVENWVLWVAIDVGAIWLYIERDLHLTAGLYCAFLVLATLGLIQWVRAARIEPENA
- a CDS encoding AAA family ATPase, which translates into the protein MTSRGFLLGKFMPPHAGHIALIETARALVDELTVVVCWLPDDPIAGERRLGWMRELFPDCRVLGHGEVVPQAPEDSPDFWPIWRDIVAAAHPEPIDYLFAGEDYGARLAQEAGGFFVPLGGRILAMDDALSGLSGSAVRADPAAHWPMLPEPVRAHYRKRICLHGAESTGKSTLASQLSQRLGIIAVGEYGRSHCEVHRDALTMDDLMLIGRAQQAMASAAERWAGTRLLLDTDALMTAAWCEMLLGERPEELMQAQKADLYLLLEPDLPWVDDGTRFFSDPEERHRFARITEQVLIDADVPFARISGSGTARYDAALRAMGALDV